The DNA window TGAAATTCTCTGTTCTCCGCTCAGTCGTGCAAAAGATACGGCACAGCTGATTTCCGAAATGACAGGAATCCCATGCCGGGTAGAACCGAGACTGATCGAACAAAACTTCGGCAAATGGGAATCTACGCCGCGGGATGGAGAGGACTTTAAGAAAGCGAAGGAATTCTTTGCATGCAGCCATGAGGGAGGAGAATCGACGCTTCGTCTGGCGCAGAGAATCTATAATCTTCTCGATGATATTAAGAAAGAGTCAGAGGAAAAAACATATATTCTGGTTGCACATAACGGAATCGCCAGAGTAGTGCAGTCCTATTTTACGGATATGACGAATGAAGAATACGCTGCATGGGGTGTGAAAAACTGCGCAGTGGTTCGGTATGACTTTTAGCCGATAACATACAAAGGAGAAAAATATGAGATTTTTAGGCAATATCCTGTGGTTTCTTTTCGGAGGTCTGCTGGGAGGACTATCGTGGATCTTTGCAGGCTGTATCTGGTGTATCACCATTGTCGGGATACCTGTTGGGATGCAGTGCTTTAAGTTTGCAACGCTGGCATTCTGGCCGTTTGGTAAAGATGTAGTATATGGAAAAGGTGTGTTTTCGTTTTTGATCAATCTGATCTGGATTGTTTTCTTCGGATGGGAAATGGCGCTCGGTAATTTGATTGTTGGATTGCTGTGGTGCATCACTATTGTTGGAATTCCGTTCGGAAGACAGTTCTTTAAACTGGCACGCCTGTCCCTGATGCCGTTTGGAGCCAGTGTGGTAGGGTAGAAAGAAAAACATCGATTACGCTTATTATAAATAAGATGCAATCGATGTTTTTTGTATACCGTCTTAAACTTTCCATGTTCAATTGTACCATTTTT is part of the Blautia faecicola genome and encodes:
- a CDS encoding histidine phosphatase family protein; protein product: MGHFYFVRHGQTVWNVENKICGCTDSPLTEYGREQARKTGRKILAEGIQADEILCSPLSRAKDTAQLISEMTGIPCRVEPRLIEQNFGKWESTPRDGEDFKKAKEFFACSHEGGESTLRLAQRIYNLLDDIKKESEEKTYILVAHNGIARVVQSYFTDMTNEEYAAWGVKNCAVVRYDF
- a CDS encoding YccF domain-containing protein produces the protein MRFLGNILWFLFGGLLGGLSWIFAGCIWCITIVGIPVGMQCFKFATLAFWPFGKDVVYGKGVFSFLINLIWIVFFGWEMALGNLIVGLLWCITIVGIPFGRQFFKLARLSLMPFGASVVG